Below is a genomic region from Candidatus Binatia bacterium.
CCTACCGCCATACGAAGCCGCCCTTCTTCCACACGTACGCATAGCCGATCGCCAGCACGACGATGAAGACGATCATCTCGAGCAGGCCGAAGACCCGCAACGCGTGCATCTGCACGGCCCAAGGATAAAACGACGCCGCCTCCACGTCGAACACCACGAAGAGCATCGCGACCATGTAGAACCGTATGGGAAAGCGTCCGACCACCGGCGACGTGGGCTCGACGCCGCACTCATAGGCCTCCCGCTTGTGCGCGTTCGGCTTGGCGCGCGCCAGCAGTCCTGGGAGGACCGTGAAGAACAGCGCCGCCGCGACCGCTACGCCGAGGAAGATTGCGACCGGACCGTACGGATTCATGGCTCGTTAG
It encodes:
- a CDS encoding NADH-quinone oxidoreductase subunit A — translated: MNPYGPVAIFLGVAVAAALFFTVLPGLLARAKPNAHKREAYECGVEPTSPVVGRFPIRFYMVAMLFVVFDVEAASFYPWAVQMHALRVFGLLEMIVFIVVLAIGYAYVWKKGGFVWR